One part of the Populus alba chromosome 18, ASM523922v2, whole genome shotgun sequence genome encodes these proteins:
- the LOC118059426 gene encoding uncharacterized protein: protein MYVTRPLSMYKRNPSALSSAPPEGSNSGILIIQDEEVDLTYCFCCSKIDFVKDLPFPQNKNLTVSYTTSTGNNGQTINSTNQVIFIPVLNQPLSSNRYYVIERQGKHKGYQFEICKSERFGYVSKSVAPDGIPPCFLRRKGWTVSTSTARDFELKEAAGLDRNLRARLPDFHLPLSQRSSAAVVVGNWYCPFMFIKEGKLKDQISISRYYEMTLEQRWEQIFASEYNSSEGNSVVVDAVVQRETVAVAGREVAPDKRNAVDGVMWFRSSGDVGGEASVGLSLEIVGGMKWEQERAGWLGGGGSDVTVKRVEEFGGVGGWKKFGCYVLVERFVLRRMDGSLVLTYDFKHTHQVRSKWE, encoded by the exons ATGTATGTGACCAGGCCTCTTTCGATGTACAAAAGAAATCCCTCAGCTCTTTCATCAGCTCCTCCTGAAGGTTCAAATTCTGGTATATTGATAATACAAGATGAAGAAGTTGATCTTACTTACTGTTTTTGCTGCTCCAAGATCGATTTTGTCAAAGACCTGCCTTTCCCGCAGAACAAGAATCTAACAGTTAGCTACACCACAAGCACAGGTAATAATGGACAGACTATTAACAGTACTAACCAAGTTATCTTCATCCCCGTGCTAAATCAGCCACTGTCTTCCAACCGATACTACGTGATCGAGCGTCAAGGGAAGCATAAAGGGTAT CAATTTGAGATTTGCAAGAGTGAGAGGTTTGGTTATGTTTCAAAATCGGTGGCTCCAGATGGCATCCCTCCATGTTTCTTAAGGAGAAAAGGCTGGACAGTGTCAACCTCAACTGCACGtgattttgaattgaaggaAGCAGCAGGCCTTGACAGAAATCTCCGAGCCCGCCTTCCAGATTTCCACTTGCCATTATCACAAAGAAGTTCTGCAGCTGTTGTTGTAGGAAACTGGTATTGTCCTTTCATGTTTATCAAAGAAGGAAAACTGAAGGACCAGATAAGTATTTCAAGGTACTATGAAATGACACTAGAACAAAGATGGGAACAAATTTTCGCAAGTGAATATAATTCTAGTGAGGGCAACTCTGTCGTTGTGGATGCTGTTGTTCAAAGAGAAACGGTTGCTGTTGCAGGTAGAGAAGTTGCACCTGACAAAAGGAATGCAGTTGATGGGGTGATGTGGTTTAGGAGCTCCGGCGATGTTGGAGGAGAAGCAAGTGTGGGGTTGAGTTTAGAAATTGTGGGGGGGATGAAGTGGGAGCAAGAAAGAGCTGGATGGCTTGGTGGCGGTGGGAGTGATGTTACGGTGAAGAGAGTGGAGGAGTTCGGAGGGGTTGGTGGCTGGAAGAAATTTGGATGTTATGTGTTGGTTGAGAGGTTTGTGTTGAGGAGAATGGATGGAAGCTTGGTGCTGACTTACGACTTCAAGCACACTCATCAAGTTAGGAGCAAATGGGAATGA
- the LOC118059425 gene encoding putative disease resistance protein RGA3, with translation MADALVSVVLEQLRSIIIQEVGQEVRLVVGIKNEVEKLTSSFRAIQAVLANAEERQLEEGYVKLWLDQLKDVSYDMDDVLDEWGTAIAKSQSKVHEHPHKNKKKVCSFMIFSCFRFREVGLRRRVAYKIKELNERIDVIVIVKNMFDFKSLEARIKQPSVHHETASVIDVENVKGRENEDRVIRVMERLLSESSQGPALRTISLVGMGGIGKTTLAKLVYNDHEVETRFEKRIWVCVSDPFDEITIAKAILEDLKVKESTQNLNKLQALVKLVQESISGKKFLLVLDDVWNEDSTKWEQLKDSLKYGLPGSRILVTTRNKNVASCMGSSPSTDILELGLLSTEECWSLFSQFACLEKTSKEYDNLKDIGRQIAAKCKGLPLAAKTLGSLLRFKRNRAEWESVLNSHLWEIKEAESKILAPLWLSYNDLPSDMRRCFSYCAVFPKDFTFKRDTLIKLWMAQGFLRETHNKEMEVMGRECFEALAARSLFQDFEKDKGDGSIYACKMHDMVHDLAQNLTKNECFSVDIDGVSESKIDSFSRDARHSMVVFRNYETDPLPATIHSLKKLRSLIVDGPRSSSMNADLSKLIANLSCLRTLKLSGCGIEKVSSNIGKLIHLRHVNLSRNEIRELPEEMCELYNMLTLDVSDCEELERLPDNIGRLVKLRHLSVLNCDFLKMRGVEGLSSLRELDVFHVSGSGEESNIGDLRNLNHLQGSLMIKWLGDVKDPDEVKKAELHNKKHLTQLDLWVDYRTDRRIICDDKVLEALEPPPNIYSLKIYDYQGVIPVFPSCTNKLRVVVLWKWGKIENLPPLGKLPSLEELRVYRMGCVGRVGREFLGLGVDSDISIGEMTSSSSNTIIAFPKLKSLSFWRMEKWEEWEGGEGGNEDKTNISISTIIMPSLRYLRIRDCPKLKALPDYVLQSTTLEQLEIGGSSILEEQYLKEGGEGWPNASHTPVITKYGR, from the coding sequence ATGGCTGATGCTCTTGTTTCCGTAGTCTTGGAGCAGCTGAGGTCAATCATTATTCAGGAGGTGGGACAAGAAGTGAGGCTCGTTGTTGGTATCAAGAACGAGGTTGAAAAGCTCACCAGCAGTTTCCGAGCCATCCAAGCTGTGCTTGCCAATGCAGAGGAAAGACAATTGGAGGAGGGGTATGTCAAACTTTGGTTAGATCAACTCAAAGACGTATCTTACGACATGGATGATGTTTTGGATGAGTGGGGCACTGCAATTGCAAAATCGCAAAGCAAGGTACATGAACATCCCcacaagaataaaaagaaggtaTGCTCTTTCATGATCTTCTCTTGCTTTCGTTTTAGAGAAGTTGGTTTGCGTCGTCGTGTTGCTTATAAGATAAAAGAACTGAATGAAAGAATAGATGTCATTGTGATTGTGAAAAATATGTTCGACTTCAAATCATTGGAAGCGAGAATTAAACAGCCCTCCGTACATCATGAAACCGCTTCTGTTATAGATGTAGAAAATGTTAAGGGTAGAGAAAATGAAGATAGGGTAATTAGGGTAATGGAAAGGTTGTTGAGTGAGAGTAGTCAAGGACCAGCCCTCCGTACAATCTCTCTAGTAGGGATGGGAGGGATAGGAAAGACAACCCTTGCTAAGCTAGTTTATAATGATCATGAGGTGGAGACCCGTTTTGAGAAGAGAATATGGGTTTGTGTATCAGATCCTTTTGATGAGATAACGATTGCCAAGGCAATCCTTGAAGATCTCAAGGTCAAGGAGTCTACCCAAAATCTAAACAAATTGCAAGCTTTAGTGAAACTTGTCCAAGAATCAATTAGCGGAAAGAAATTCTTGCTTGTCCTAGATGATGTGTGGAATGAAGATTCCACAAAGTGGGAGCAACTGAAAGACTCCCTCAAGTATGGTTTGCCTGGAAGTAGGATTTTGGTGACCACACGAAATAAGAATGTCGCGAGTTGCATGGGCTCCTCACCCAGTACTGACATTTTAGAACTAGGACTTCTCTCTACGGAGGAATGTTGGTCACTGTTCAGTCAGTTCGCATGTTTGGAAAAGACCAGTAAAGAGTATGATAATTTAAAGGATATTGGTAGACAAATTGCAGCAAAGTGTAAAGGCTTGCCTCTTGCTGCAAAGACTCTAGGAAGTCTTTTGCGCTTCAAAAGAAACAGAGCAGAGTGGGAAAGTGTTTTGAACAGCCATCTTTGGGAGATAAAAGAAGCTGAAAGCAAAATTTTGGCTCCTTTATGGTTGAGCTACAATGACCTGCCCTCTGATATGAGACGGTGTTTCTCATATTGTGCAGTCTTTCCAAAAGACTTTACATTTAAAAGAGATACTTTGATCAAACTGTGGATGGCACAAGGTTTCCTTCGGGAAACACATAATAAAGAGATGGAAGTAATGGGTCGTGAGTGCTTCGAAGCTTTAGCCGCACGCTCTTTGTTTCAAGATTTTGAGAAAGACAAGGGTGATGGCAGCATTTATGCTTGTAAGATGCATGACATGGTGCATGATTTGGCACAAAACTTGACAAAAAATGAATGTTTTAGTGTAGATATCGATGGTGTGTCAGAGTCCAAGATAGACTCTTTTTCTAGAGATGCCCGACACTCCATGGtagtttttagaaattatgaaaCCGACCCATTACCTGCGACCATCCATAGTTTGAAGAAGCTTCGTAGCCTGATTGTTGATGGTCCTCGTTCTTCATCGATGAATGCAGACTTATCTAAATTAATCGCTAATTTGAGTTGTCTAAGAACATTGAAGTTGTCAGGATGTGGAATAGAAAAAGTCTCATCCAACATAGGAAAGTTGATACACCTGAGGCATGTTAACTTGTCTAGGAATGAGATCAGGGAGTTACCTGAAGAGATGTGTGAATTGTATAATATGTTAACTTTAGATGTCTCGGATTGTGAGGAACTTGAAAGGCTGCCTGATAACATAGGAAGACTAGTCAAATTAAGACATCTCAGTGTTCTTAACTGTGATTTTTTGAAGATGAGAGGAGTTGAGGGGTTAAGTTCTCTTCGGGAATTAGATGTGTTTCATGTGAGTGGTAGTGGTGAAGAGTCTAATATTGGGGATTTGAGAAACTTGAACCACCTTCAAGGATCTCTGATGATAAAATGGTTGGGAGATGTGAAAGATCCAGATGAGGTTAAGAAAGCAGAACTTCATAACAAGAAACACCTCACTCAGTTAGATTTATGGGTTGATTATAGGACAGATAGGAGGATAATTTGCGATGATAAAGTCCTTGAAGCCTTAGAACCACCTCCAAACATTTATTCATTGAAAATATATGATTACCAAGGAGTCATCCCAGTGTTTCCTAGTTGTACGAATAAACTAAGGGTTGTTGTACTCTGGAAGTGGGGGAAGATTGAGAATCTGCCTCCTTTGGGGAAGTTGCCATCTCTTGAAGAATTGAGAGTATATAGGATGGGATGCGTGGGAAGGGTGGGGCGTGAATTCTTGGGATTGGGAGTAGATAGTGACATTAGTATTGGAGAAatgacatcatcatcatcaaatactATTATTGCATTCCCCAAGTTGAAAAGTCTTTCCTTTTGGAGGATGGAAAAGTGGGAAGAGTGggaaggaggagaaggaggaaATGAAGATAAAACAAACATCTCCATTTCAACCATAATTATGCCATCTCTTCGTTACTTGAGAATTCGGGATTGCCCAAAACTGAAAGCACTTCCAGATTACGTGCTCCAGTCAACAACTCTTGAGCAACTGGAAATTGGAGGCAGCTCAATTCTAGAAGAACAATATTTGAAAGAAGGAGGAGAGGGCTGGCCCAACGCCTCTCATACCCCAGTCATCACAAAATACGGCAGATGA